In the Anomalospiza imberbis isolate Cuckoo-Finch-1a 21T00152 chromosome 3, ASM3175350v1, whole genome shotgun sequence genome, CTGGGTATGGCAGTGGGTAGACACAGACCCCACACAACATCCCTCAGCACCAGCCTGTCCACTGCAGCAGTCAGCCAGCACTGGCTTGTGTCCCTGGGCACGTACCCGGCAGCTCAGTCATTAGGAGACAGGAACTGAATTCATTTGAAGGTCTGTCCTTTAGGTAAAAGAGATCAATAAAAGAGAAGGGGTAAGGGCATAAAAGAAAGACCTCAGAAAGGAAAGCTGTAACTCTGCTCTAAGAGATGTGAAGTAGAAAAGCAGAGAGTGCATTAAATAAGCACTGTTCATTTTCTCCTATAATATCACATAACCACTTCCAGAATGATAAATGGCTTTTATCTACCCTATATTAGAGAAaaggttttctttaaaattaccATAGTTTTTGGAATCTTTTTTACCAAATATATATTTGCTGTATCCTGAAGTGTTTCTGACACTACCTGGCAATCCCAATCAAGAGATTACCTAAGGGTTTATTAAACTCCCTTACTAACCAAAGAACCAGGATGGACCTCTACTCCACTTCTGTAATTTGCATATCACCATATTACTTCAAGGAAATAAATGATGGAAGACGTGCTTCTGTTTTCTGAGAGAGGtcatgtaatttattttttaacctcTATCTATTGGTTTCTTAAACAAATGATAATAAGCTACTAGGCTACTTACTCTAAGACTAGTTGGGAGGAAAAAACTGCACAGTGCTAGAGCCCATATTTTTATGCTTCATTAATAAATCAGGACTTGCAGCTGGACTTTTGCCACCCCGTTATTTGAAAAATGGGAGTTGAGCCATTCTGTGGTGCAGTGAGTGTGGCCATTCCAACATGCCAAATACTAGTTTAGGAAACCCTGGCAGTCTCTTGCATTTTGATGAATCTCCTCATGGCTCTGCATTGTTAAACACCTTCAGTACTTAATGTATGAGGGGTGCAGCAAGGCTggctgtcacagagaaggcGTTTCTTACTCATTTTTCAGAAGCTGTGAATCTCTTGGATTGGGCTTTACCTGGTTCAGGGATGGCAATAGGTAGCTCAGCCCTGAGGAAAGTGCTTTGCCCAGCATCTTGGACATAGGGAATTCAACACATCTGCATCAGGTCACCTTGGTTTTGATGCAGAGCTGAGGACATGGTGGGCACCCACAGTGCCCTGCCCTGGGTGTCTGCAAAGCCCTGGGCCAGGTGGGATGTGCAGAAGCAGAAACAGGAGCTActtttatagaatcatagaatatcacaagttggaaaagaccctatAAGGATCATAAAGACCAACTTGCTGCTCCTCATGGAACCTAAAACTAAACCAGGTTAGTAAGAGAGTCATGCAGAGATTGCCTGAACTCTGACAGGCTTGGTGCCAttaccacttccctgggaagcctgttccagtgactGACCTCCTTCTCGGTAAAGAACCTTTTCCTCATAACCCATCTGAACTTGCCCTGACACAGTTTCATTCCATTTTTTCATGTCCTGACACTGGTCACTGGAGAGAGGAAATCAGCATCTCCCCCTCCACCACTTCCCTTGATGAAGCTGTAGACTTGGAGAAGTCAGAAACCAAAGGCAGTTAAAAAGTCCACATACCAAAGACATGAAAGTGACATcttatattttaatgaaaagtttACTGTCAAAATTCATctaaagataagaaaaaatccAACCTGCTATATATTTTTTAGCTCCCCCCATCCCTTAGCTCTTTGGGGAATGTCAAAGGCTCCCAGGGGCACTGCAGACAATCCACATTccagcagagccccagcacagctgcagtcCAGGGCACCAGCTTGGgctgccacctctgccagcATCAGTGCAGATCCAGGGTCTAGCCTCCTTATGCCAGGGAGAGGCAAGGTGGTGAGGCACAGCACTGGAAAAGGCACCAGGAAATGTTCAActaaaccccaaaacaaacaaaaaaaccaggCTGCACTTTCATCtcttatatatatatctcaCTAGATCAAAAAGAAATTGCTGCAGCCATTGCATGAGTAAATTCAATCAAGTTGCTCTTTGAGCAGATGAACTAGAGAAGCCCTGTCTTCTGTGGCTGAAGGCTCCTGTGGGTGAGGAAGGAGAGCGCTGGCAGCAGCTTATCCAGCAGCTGAGTGTCTCTGTCCAACCATCTCCTGTGTCAGAAGTGTTGGAGTCACTTTCTGCAGCCTGACTAGCTTAAAAAACCTAAGTCAGGGCATTCAGAAGCTGCTCAAAGAAATAGGTAGGAATTTAGTTTTGTGGTGATTTCTGTCTCTGCCAAATTCAGCTGAAATTTGCCAGTGGGTTCAAGAACATACATGTTCTTGCCTAAAGTTTGTTTCATAGGAAACAAGGCCAAAGTAAAAAAGGTGCAAATCAAAGATGATCACTTTACAGAGAAATAACACTTGACACTTTCTTAAAAAGACACCTCATCACAAGCACTCTCCTGCCCAATGGCTGGTCCAGCTCAGCCAGCAGAGcttcccagggcagccccagagGGATGCCCTCCTTGCTGGCATGCTCAGGCATGGGGCAGCCTGGAAAAGCCGGGCTGCAGcaaacagctgcagctcccccagagctcccccagaCAAACCTTTACAGAAACCCCTGTCCTCTGGGACAATGTACCCACTGGCAAATATATTGCTATACAAATCTGCACCATGTATCTTTTCCTGGTGCCAGTTCTTTTGATAACATATAAAAGCCAGTTCATTTTGTTAGCACTCACTGCGTGCATATTTAGCAACTTTAGCCAGTGACACCAAAATCCTCTTCAATAATGCTACGGGGCCAGATGGCTCGCAATCACACATCATAAATTCCTGTCTGCTATTTCCATCTTGTATTTACCCAGCTCAGTGTGTAACAGCTACTGGCGTTGAAGGCTTCCTTTTTCAGAAACATCTGTGGTTTTGATAAGTCTTTGTAGGTATGGAAAAGCCTGAAGTCCTTCAGCTCCAGTTCTCGGAGCAGACTGTACCAGTACCGCACCACGGCGCTGTCATTGCCACTGACCTCAAACCCAGGCCAGTGGATGTGCACCTCAAAGACCAACTGTCCTATCTGCTCAACAACATCTTCCAGGATTAGATTTTCCAAAATTTTCCACTCGGCGCTCTCCACGTCTGCCTTGAGGACATCAATCTGCAACAAAAGCACCATTACTATGTGAAAATGAGAAACTTTGCAGTTATAGTAACATTTGAGGCCAGTGTTGGCCATTTTTCAATACACAGATATTAATTTggtattaaaagaaataaatcaaaaagaCTTAGAGGACTAACACAGGGAGTATACAGGGTTTCATGCTTGACTGTTCACAGCCCTTTTCCTCCTGCCTCCAATTCatggtggaaaagctgcataTTCCAAGTGCCTCCTATAACCAAAGCATGTTGCTGGTTCCTTCACAATCCTTGGGTGGCATCACagctatgaaaaaaataaacagaaccaAACGACAGACCCAAACCCACTAGCAGTGATTACCTGCACCATAGTTGAGTAGGGTGCTCGTGAGCCATATGCTACATGCATCACACAAATGCAAGAGAAGACCAAAGCAAAAAAGGAATGCTGCAAACAGCTCAAGTGATCAGCTGCCCTTGGCCAAGCTGCTGGTTGAAGCTTTTACAGGCATCACTACAATGCCTAGAGAAACAAAGGATAACCATGCAGAGTCTTCAGGATTTTAAGGGCAGCTCCTCCAAAAGAAAAGGCTTAGCAGAAAAGATGTGAAGGCGTTTGAAAGGAATAACAGATCTAACACAAATGTGCTGTGTTCTAGTTTTAGaccattatttaattttgtagtGAGATATTCAGCAATCCAACTTCTCACAGCCCAACACAACTGGGGGTTGACTTTGCTTGGAGATTAGCTGGGGAGGGGAGCTGATGCTTTAACATAAAAAGAGCATTTCATCACCATTTCACACCTGGTAGAAAACAATGACCACAGTGCAGCAGTGGTCAcaagctgcagagctcagcttgttttccagagcccagcagggGAAAGTCCTACACTGTGAGAGTAGGGTTTGCCTGTGCCAGTTCCACCTGAGCTGATGCTTCTACCCATCTGCTCAGACTCAAGATGTGTTTGAAGTGAAAAACTGAAGACTTTATTTAGTCAAGAATTcctaaaacaaaaaaggaaaaaaaaaaaaagaaaaaacccaaaaatcaaaccaaggaaaaaaaacccaaaacaaaaccaacaataccccaaaaccaacaaaacccccaGATTCTCTCTGGCAGTCTACCTTAACCATTTGTGGCAGTATCAAAAAAGGCACCTGTGCAGGTAGAGGAGAGAGATTTGGGCAGGTAATGTAAAAGCACTTCCGAGGCAACTGTTCTCCtaagctgccccatcccagggcaGCTAGCGGGTGTCATGCCCCATCTGTGGGGTTCACAGACCCCTCAGCCCTGGTTCAGCACTGCTCTGGTTGTACATCTCCAGTACAAGATGTGCTTTGCATGGGCCATGGCCAAGAAACCACAGGGCCATGGCAAGGGGTGGCCATATCCACCTTCCCTTGTTCCATGGACGGCTGAGGGCAGATGCCAGGGACTGAGGTGCTGGGGTGCAGAGCTCACAGACACGTCAGCCCTCCtcaggggctgtgccccagcactATGGATGGCCATGGCATGGCAAGAATCTGTAGATTCCAAGGCACTTGCCCATTCTGTTCTTCATCTGTAAAACAAGGGTGTTAATCACCAAATAGGGGTTGAGCTCGTGAAGGGCTGCGAGACTTGGGTGGAAGAAGCTGTAAAACAGCTGGAAACAAAACACCACATTTTCAGAGCAGGACTTGAATGAGGTCCACAGTCACAGAGTGAATCATAATAAGCCAAGCCACCACTTGTCTGCTCATTAAGAAGGCATTGTGCCTCCTTCACTCTGTAGGAGGCAGGGGGCCAGTGGAAAATGACAGAGGGACCATGGAATTAAAGCCCATATTGTGGTATGTGTGCATGGGGAGCAGAAAGGAAGGTTGCACAGACAACCTTAGCTCTGGTATTTCCTAACTTGCCTCTCTAACAAAGAGCCTGTCAGTCTGTCCATCCGCGGGTCAGTGAAACAGTTGAACACAGCGCTCCTTTGGGTTCAAGGGGAGGCTGAATTTAAATGATCCAGCTCATGGCATTTCAGCTGGTGGGTGAGCTCACTTGTTTTCCTTCATACATTTAAACTGgttatttattttgcaaaaacCAACTCATATCTCTACCCGTAATGCAGTTTTGCAGGCAGTTGGTTCCACACGGGTGCAATTGCCACAGGACCACACTGCCGCACTTAAGAAACCACAGATTGTTATCTCTGGGAGACTTATGTAACTTTGAAAGCAGACAAATtattcaaacttttttttttttttcttgtggggAGGGAGTGGAAGGATAGGGGAAGAAATGTTTCTAGgcatttggttttgttttcccatgATCTTACTTTATGGCATCAGTAGGACATCTTTTTCCCATGGTAATGTTTCCAGTCCttcaggtttgtttgtttttctcctgtgaCGCTaagtgctgctctggctgctcagCAGGCACTCTGCATGCTCTGTGCTATATTTGCAAAATTGATTTGAAAAATGGCTGGTAACCAGTGTTTCAGTAGGAGAAAATGAGTTACCATGATAACAGCTTGAACACATAATGAAATTACCAGAAAAGAAACACGAGGCTAGTGGAGATGTGCTGCATACACAAACCAGAGAGTCTTTGTTGCTGTTAGTGCCCTGCACTGCTCAGAAACCTGAAGGGAGGAAGGTACCTGTCTCAACCCATCAACTTTCATGACTGCCTTCCAGGCAAGGCGTTCCCTCTCTGCCCAGAGTCTCCAGTGCATGCCATGGATAGTGTAAAATGAATGGCAGAACGCCTCTGTTTAGGCATATCTGAGCAAATTACAAGCATCCTGCTAACACCAAATGCAAGTTTTGTGATGATGAGACAGCTCAGGAGATATTTACCATCGGTGATAAGCAGTGCACTAGCGATAAGAAATGCACTACCACCTTCCAGTTGCCTTGATCCAAAGTGCCAGTGAAAGGATAGTGGACAAATCTTTAAATTCAGAGCTCTAATTCACCCGGGAGCACAGCTGGAGATGGCTGCTGTGAATAAATCCTGGAGGGCAAAGATCTACAGTGCCTGAAGGTAAAGTATGGCAGTGAGTTTCAAGCACTCACAAAGGCTGGTTCCTCTTATCTTCTACAAATCCTCTTATCCTCCATAAACTAACTAGGTTAtcacagaaaagtaaaaaatgtgGATTTCAGAATGTTTTCTCAGTTTGGCTCCCTTGAAAAAGCACTGCAGCATTGTACCACTTAcacttggaggaaaaaaaaaaggtggggggCCATGTTCATGCACAAGCAGGCAtataaaaagctgaaaaattgtGTTTTACTTAGTGAAGGTCAACATATACTGTATGAAGGCTCATTTCGTCTTTTTAGGGTAATGACTAAGTAATGACAAGTGTGCATCATTTCCTAAAGCAGAGATCTGAACTCTGTTCACCTTGACCGCTTTTGAAATACCAGGGTTAAGGGGGATTTCAGGCTCTGTGCTGCCCCGTGGGCATCATTTAAAGCTCCCCATGGAGAAGAGTCAATTGAGAGTGAGTAGCTGGAAGAAGCAATTTAGCTGTATTACTTCCAGCATGAGCTCAGCATGTGGAAGTGGAAGCCAGGAAAGGCAAAACCAGCAAATGCAAATCAGGTACAGAGGATCCCT is a window encoding:
- the METTL24 gene encoding probable methyltransferase-like protein 24 isoform X3, which gives rise to MSSNLFGGSLRLGNDDNQFELSMANSGCEVHRFDPSIKSAHIQEGRHLWYHRLSIDWRDPNPAIAAHKLRSNTKKLGTVLNEFGHQKIDVLKADVESAEWKILENLILEDVVEQIGQLVFEVHIHWPGFEVSGNDSAVVRYWYSLLRELELKDFRLFHTYKDLSKPQMFLKKEAFNASSCYTLSWVNTRWK
- the METTL24 gene encoding probable methyltransferase-like protein 24 isoform X4; translated protein: MANSGCEVHRFDPSIKSAHIQEGRHLWYHRLSIDWRDPNPAIAAHKLRSNTKKLGTVLNEFGHQKIDVLKADVESAEWKILENLILEDVVEQIGQLVFEVHIHWPGFEVSGNDSAVVRYWYSLLRELELKDFRLFHTYKDLSKPQMFLKKEAFNASSCYTLSWVNTRWK